The Actinomycetes bacterium genome contains the following window.
ATCGTGAGCGTTCGAATGCGCCCGCTCACGCTCACGCTCGCCGAGCGGGGCCTGCAGTCTCCGACGGTGAGTCTCGGCGCGCTCCTGAGAGGGGGGAAGCCAGCTGTCGCCGGCTCGACGGACGTGACCCTGGAGGACTACACGGGCGGGATCCTCTCCGGTGGCTTCCCCGGGATGCGCGCATCGACCGGCCGGGCGCAGCGGGCCATGCTCGACGGGTACCTCGAGCGCATCATCGACCGGGACTTCCCCGAAACGGGACGGGCGGTGCGCGACCCCGCCG
Protein-coding sequences here:
- a CDS encoding AAA family ATPase, which gives rise to MSVRMRPLTLTLAERGLQSPTVSLGALLRGGKPAVAGSTDVTLEDYTGGILSGGFPGMRASTGRAQRAMLDGYLERIIDRDFPETGRAVRDPA